In Sphingomonas sp. KC8, the sequence CACCAATCCGCGTCGGAAGCCAAGCTTGGCCGCCTCCTTCAAGCGCAACGCACCATGGGCCACCGGGCGGATTTCGCCGGATAGGGACACCTCGCCAAACGTTACCGAATCCGCCGGCACGGGTCGTTCGGCAAGCGCGGAAATCAACGCTGCCGCCACCGCCAGATCGGCGGCGGGATCGGACAGGCGATAGCCGCCAGCGACATTCAAATAAACTTCGGCGGTGGAAAAGCTCAGCCCGCACCGCGCCTCCAGCACCGCCAGGATCATCGCCAGCCGGCCTGAATCCCAGCCGACCACCGCGCGCCGCGGCGTCGCGCCGCTGGCCAGCCGCACTACCAGCGCCTGAATTTCGACGAGTACCGGCCGCGTGCCTTCCATCGCAGGAAATACCGTCGCCCCCGCCATTTCGTCCCCCCGATGGGTCAGGAACAGGGCACTGGGATTGGAAACCTCGTCCAGCCCCTGTTCGGCCATCGAAAACACACCGATTTCGTCGGTCCCGCCAAAACGGTTCTTGATCGCGCGCAAGATGCGATACTGGTGGCTGCGCTCGCCTTCGAAAGCGAGCACGGTATCGACCATATGTTCCAGCACGCGTGGCCCGGCGATGCTGCCATCCTTGGTGACATGGCCAACCAGAATTAGCGCGGTACCACGTTCCTTGGCGAACCGAATCAGTTCATGCGCCGATGCGCGGACCTGACTGACCGTGCCGGGCGCGCCTTCGATCAGGTCCGAATGCATGGTCTGGATCGAATCGATCACCAGCAAGGCGGGCGGTGCGCCCTGCCCCAAAGTCGTCAGAATGTCGCGGACCGACGTGGCCGATGCCAGCTTGACCGGGGCCATCCCCAGCCCCAGCCGCCGCGCGCGCAAGCGCACCTGATCGGT encodes:
- the radA gene encoding DNA repair protein RadA; this encodes MAKPQKRYVCQACGSATTKWQGQCVDCGEWNTLSEELSNVTVFSARHDLRTGGRSFEMLGLDADIALPPRMATGIAEFDRALGGGLVAGSATLIGGDPGIGKSTLLLQAAAKLALAGREIAYISGEEATDQVRLRARRLGLGMAPVKLASATSVRDILTTLGQGAPPALLVIDSIQTMHSDLIEGAPGTVSQVRASAHELIRFAKERGTALILVGHVTKDGSIAGPRVLEHMVDTVLAFEGERSHQYRILRAIKNRFGGTDEIGVFSMAEQGLDEVSNPSALFLTHRGDEMAGATVFPAMEGTRPVLVEIQALVVRLASGATPRRAVVGWDSGRLAMILAVLEARCGLSFSTAEVYLNVAGGYRLSDPAADLAVAAALISALAERPVPADSVTFGEVSLSGEIRPVAHGALRLKEAAKLGFRRGLVSPGLEGGDIRLSAFGTLGALVDHLLGRD